One Lycium barbarum isolate Lr01 chromosome 5, ASM1917538v2, whole genome shotgun sequence genomic window carries:
- the LOC132641563 gene encoding F-box/FBD/LRR-repeat protein At1g13570-like isoform X2 translates to MPPNGKKQLLPPPDVVSNLPDSVIDEILMRLPLRDAVRTSILSKKWRCNWCRLPQLTLDRTLWKTTDDLMSPTIGFTNIVHHFLTLHTGQISKFILDIHDLETCPKINNLISFLSRNDIQHLVVQLPFTSKPYKLHSSIFTCSQLRHLVLAHCLIRPPLLFKGFDRLISLELIEVTISSELVGSLISHCPLLEHLVLEQHKQDDVSGHIEISAPKLRSFFFIGECDLTKIFESIPALENLCWNQDHVKDDYVGQAEVIPTRLPSALNCLKRLCLSWSILEEFSVLSFALCLIRSSPNLEEIEIEVCVLKDEIYYEVVRRDAVDEIPASFSNMTFNHLRTVKIYNVAGTKAEMQLIKVLLAKSPALVRMLIKPCRMEDRKSLKVVAEITNFPRASSKAQVVYNVD, encoded by the exons ATGCCTCCAAATGGAAAAAAGCAACTATTACCTCCCCCTGATGTAGTTAGCAACCTTCCCGATAGTGTAATAGATGAGATTCTAATGAGGTTGCCTTTACGAGATGCTGTGAGGACAAGTATCTTATCAAAGAAATGGAGATGTAATTGGTGCAGACTCCCACAGTTAACACTTGATAGAACACTTTGGAAAACAACTGATGACTTAATGTCCCCTACAATTGGATTTACTAACATTGTCCATCACTTCTTGACCCTTCATACAGGACAAATTAGCAAGTTTATCCTCGACATTCATGATCTGGAAACATGTCCTAAGATTAACAACTTGATATCTTTCCTCTCTAGGAATGACATTCAACATCTTGTTGTTCAACTTCCATTCACGAGTAAACCATACAAATtgcattcttcaattttcacttgttcgCAATTGAGGCATCTAGTTCTCGCGCATTGTCTAATACGTCCTCCACTGCTCTTTAAGGGATTTGATAGGTTAATTAGCCTAGAATTAATTGAAGTCACAATTTCTTCTGAATTGGTTGGAAGTCTAATCTCCCATTGCCCGTTGCTTGAGCATTTGGTGCTGGAACAACACAAACAAGATGATGTTTCAGGCCACATTGAAATTAGTGCTCCCAAGCTGAGGTCATTTTTCTTCATAGGCG AATGTGATCTTACCAAGATTTTTGAGTCTATTCCTGCTCTCGAGAATCTCTGCTGGAATCAGGACCATGTCAAG GACGATTATGTTGGACAAGCTGAAGTTATACCAACAAGGCTTCCCTCTGCTCTTAACTGTCTTAAACGTCTTTGCCTATCTTGGTCTATTCTGGAAGAATTCTCTGTGCTTTCATTTGCTCTTTGCTTGATAAGAAGCTCCCCAAATTTAGAAGAAATAGAAATTGAG GTGTGTGTTCTTAAAGATGAGATCTATTATGAAGTTGTGCGCCGGGATGCTGTTGATGAGATTCCTGCAAGCTTCTCAAATATGACATTTAATCACCTTAGGACAGTTAAGATTTACAATGTAGCAGGAACCAAGGCTGAAATGCAGCTTATCAAGGTTTTATTGGCTAAGTCCCCGGCGCTGGTCAGAATGTTAATCAAGCCCTGTAGAATGGAAGATAGAAAATCTCTCAAAGTAGTCGCGGAGATAACAAATTTTCCTCGGGCATCATCTAAAGCCCAAGTTGTTTATAATGTAGATTAG
- the LOC132641564 gene encoding F-box/FBD/LRR-repeat protein At1g13570-like: MIPSNGKKQGLPSPHVLSNLPESVIDEILMRLPLRDAVRTSILSKKWRYNWCRLPQLKLDQTLWKTVEDLISPTIGFTNVLSHLLTLHTGPITKFTLDIPDLKPSPNIHHLIYFLSRYDIQHFVLKPPLGDQYKLPSSFFTCLQLRHLTLHRCLIRPPPLFKGFDRLISLELIEVTISSKLVGSLISHCPLLEHLVLEHDEISDHIEFSAPKLRSFFFTGDINFLHLKNVPLLSKVSYKPIAFFLEAECDLAKIFESIPALENLCWNQDYIEEEDVGQAEVIPTRLPSALNCLKRLCLSCVILGEFVVLSFALCLIRSSPNLEEIEIEVCVLRDEIYYEPVPRDAVDEIPASFSNMTFNHLRTVKIYNVAGTEAEMQLIKVLLAKSPALIRMLIKPRRMEDRKSLKVLAEITNFPRASSKAQVVYNVD; the protein is encoded by the exons ATGATACCTTCTAATGGCAAAAAACAAGGCTTACCTTCCCCTCATGTACTTAGCAACCTTCCTGAGAGTGTAATCGATGAAATTTTAATGAGGTTGCCTTTACGAGATGCTGTGAGGACAAGCATCTTATCAAAGAAATGGAGATATAACTGGTGTAGACTTCCACAATTGAAACTTGATCAAACACTTTGGAAAACAGTAGAGGACTTAATTTCCCCTACAATTGGATTTACTAACGTTCTTTCTCACCTCTTGACCCTTCATACCGGACCAATTACCAAGTTTACCCTCGACATTCCTGATCTTAAACCATCTCCTAATATTCACCACTTGATATATTTCCTCTCTAGGTATGACATTCAACATTTTGTTCTTAAACCTCCGTTAGGTGACCAATACAAACTACCTTCGTCATTTTTCACATGTCTGCAACTGAGGCATTTGACTCTCCATAGGTGTCTCATACGTCCTCCACCACTCTTTAAGGGATTTGATAGGTTAATTAGCCTAGAACTAATTGAAGTCACAATTTCTTCTAAATTGGTTGGAAGTTTAATCTCCCATTGCCCGTTGCTTGAGCATTTGGTGCTGGAACACGACGAAATTTCGGACCACATTGAATTTAGTGCTCCCAAGCTGAGGTCATTTTTCTTCACAGGCGATATAAATTTTTTACATCTAAAAAATGTCCCTCTTCTTTCCAAAGTTTCATATAAGCCTATAGCATTCTTTTTGGAGGCAGAATGTGATCTTGCCAAGATTTTTGAGTCTATTCCTGCTCTCGAGAATCTCTGCTGGAATCAGGACTATATCGAG GAAGAAGATGTTGGACAAGCTGAAGTTATACCAACAAGGCTTCCCTCTGCTCTTAACTGTCTTAAACgcctttgcctatcttgcgttaTTCTGGGAGAATTCGTTGTGCTTTCATTTGCTCTTTGCTTGATAAGAAGCTCCCCAAATTTAGAAGAAATTGAAATTGAG GTGTGTGTTCTTAGAGATGAGATCTATTATGAACCTGTGCCCCGGGATGCTGTTGATGAGATTCCTGCAAGCTTCTCAAATATGACATTTAATCACCTCAGGACAGTTAAGATTTACAATGTAGCAGGAACCGAGGCTGAAATGCAGCTTATCAAGGTTTTATTGGCCAAGTCCCCAGCACTGATCAGAATGTTAATCAAGCCCCGTAGAATGGAAGATAGAAAATCTCTCAAAGTACTCGCGGAGATAACAAATTTTCCTCGGGCATCATCTAAAGCCCAAGTTGTGTATAATGTAGATTAG
- the LOC132641563 gene encoding F-box/FBD/LRR-repeat protein At1g13570-like isoform X1: MPPNGKKQLLPPPDVVSNLPDSVIDEILMRLPLRDAVRTSILSKKWRCNWCRLPQLTLDRTLWKTTDDLMSPTIGFTNIVHHFLTLHTGQISKFILDIHDLETCPKINNLISFLSRNDIQHLVVQLPFTSKPYKLHSSIFTCSQLRHLVLAHCLIRPPLLFKGFDRLISLELIEVTISSELVGSLISHCPLLEHLVLEQHKQDDVSGHIEISAPKLRSFFFIGGINFLHLKNVPLLSKVSYKPLAFFILAECDLTKIFESIPALENLCWNQDHVKDDYVGQAEVIPTRLPSALNCLKRLCLSWSILEEFSVLSFALCLIRSSPNLEEIEIEVCVLKDEIYYEVVRRDAVDEIPASFSNMTFNHLRTVKIYNVAGTKAEMQLIKVLLAKSPALVRMLIKPCRMEDRKSLKVVAEITNFPRASSKAQVVYNVD, encoded by the exons ATGCCTCCAAATGGAAAAAAGCAACTATTACCTCCCCCTGATGTAGTTAGCAACCTTCCCGATAGTGTAATAGATGAGATTCTAATGAGGTTGCCTTTACGAGATGCTGTGAGGACAAGTATCTTATCAAAGAAATGGAGATGTAATTGGTGCAGACTCCCACAGTTAACACTTGATAGAACACTTTGGAAAACAACTGATGACTTAATGTCCCCTACAATTGGATTTACTAACATTGTCCATCACTTCTTGACCCTTCATACAGGACAAATTAGCAAGTTTATCCTCGACATTCATGATCTGGAAACATGTCCTAAGATTAACAACTTGATATCTTTCCTCTCTAGGAATGACATTCAACATCTTGTTGTTCAACTTCCATTCACGAGTAAACCATACAAATtgcattcttcaattttcacttgttcgCAATTGAGGCATCTAGTTCTCGCGCATTGTCTAATACGTCCTCCACTGCTCTTTAAGGGATTTGATAGGTTAATTAGCCTAGAATTAATTGAAGTCACAATTTCTTCTGAATTGGTTGGAAGTCTAATCTCCCATTGCCCGTTGCTTGAGCATTTGGTGCTGGAACAACACAAACAAGATGATGTTTCAGGCCACATTGAAATTAGTGCTCCCAAGCTGAGGTCATTTTTCTTCATAGGCGGTATAAATTTTTTACATCTAAAAAATGTCCCTCTTCTTTCCAAAGTTTCATATAAGCCTTTAGCATTTTTTATATTGGCAGAATGTGATCTTACCAAGATTTTTGAGTCTATTCCTGCTCTCGAGAATCTCTGCTGGAATCAGGACCATGTCAAG GACGATTATGTTGGACAAGCTGAAGTTATACCAACAAGGCTTCCCTCTGCTCTTAACTGTCTTAAACGTCTTTGCCTATCTTGGTCTATTCTGGAAGAATTCTCTGTGCTTTCATTTGCTCTTTGCTTGATAAGAAGCTCCCCAAATTTAGAAGAAATAGAAATTGAG GTGTGTGTTCTTAAAGATGAGATCTATTATGAAGTTGTGCGCCGGGATGCTGTTGATGAGATTCCTGCAAGCTTCTCAAATATGACATTTAATCACCTTAGGACAGTTAAGATTTACAATGTAGCAGGAACCAAGGCTGAAATGCAGCTTATCAAGGTTTTATTGGCTAAGTCCCCGGCGCTGGTCAGAATGTTAATCAAGCCCTGTAGAATGGAAGATAGAAAATCTCTCAAAGTAGTCGCGGAGATAACAAATTTTCCTCGGGCATCATCTAAAGCCCAAGTTGTTTATAATGTAGATTAG